A stretch of Kaistella flava (ex Peng et al. 2021) DNA encodes these proteins:
- a CDS encoding TonB-dependent receptor, producing the protein MNKRIQHIFLLGLLFSSTAVFSQIKEEKLILDRKREPEVKKIEKKKTSIDAEKNYPPEEKSANPPTYDITNVPASSDFKTSLIQGEDISPKFDAEHQNNYFQLGMGNYGKILADGNISTKLENGMEVGGDLHFLSTAGLRKVYDWNSKQNSGNVGAYLNSYGEKGKFSINADYGLNDYNYYGIYALTPASNNVDLKQKTNRIKLNGYYDFYSNEILNDVRVKSSFLSDHFNAKENQAEIMVNLSKHGVELPAFDDVNFNADLGLNLETVKTDFELLDKNSSQFLNATLAPKMTFFKGKSYLMIGYDFSFLNAKNSNMILAEQVKNNKTYWFPKAELQFAAADEFKFYAGITGGLKLNSYADLLEQNPYLVSDQELRATETKYKFYFGLRGDIDQNIKYDFSAGFGKMNDILFFKANDLFNSAVDYNRPAYDFANTFSSVYDNGTVSEAKASVQYFPLANLALDAELNFEKYNLENNKNIFYKPLVRASIGGKYSMLDKKLNLGAKAIFATDQTTNSFELNNDGINPNIFISSENRNDKVGGFADLNLSAEYKVHKNFSIFALGNNLLNTQYQTYKGYKVLGAQILGGVKISF; encoded by the coding sequence ATGAATAAGAGAATTCAACATATATTTTTACTCGGTTTACTATTTTCTTCGACCGCAGTTTTTTCCCAGATCAAAGAAGAAAAATTGATTTTGGACAGAAAACGCGAACCGGAAGTAAAGAAAATCGAAAAGAAAAAAACTTCAATAGACGCAGAAAAAAACTATCCACCTGAAGAAAAATCTGCGAATCCGCCGACTTACGATATTACCAATGTTCCGGCATCTTCAGATTTTAAAACGTCATTAATTCAAGGGGAAGATATTTCTCCAAAGTTTGATGCAGAACATCAAAACAACTATTTCCAATTGGGAATGGGGAATTATGGTAAAATTCTAGCTGACGGAAATATTTCTACCAAATTAGAAAATGGAATGGAAGTCGGAGGTGATCTGCATTTTCTTTCTACGGCTGGTTTGCGTAAAGTTTACGACTGGAATTCAAAACAAAATTCTGGGAATGTTGGTGCGTATTTAAACTCTTACGGAGAAAAAGGGAAATTCAGCATCAACGCCGATTATGGTTTGAATGATTATAATTATTACGGGATTTATGCTTTGACGCCGGCTTCAAACAATGTTGATTTAAAACAGAAAACCAATCGTATTAAGCTAAATGGTTATTATGATTTTTATTCGAATGAAATTTTAAATGATGTTCGAGTAAAATCATCTTTCCTTAGCGATCACTTTAACGCAAAGGAAAATCAGGCAGAAATTATGGTGAATTTATCAAAGCATGGAGTAGAACTTCCGGCTTTTGATGACGTGAATTTCAATGCTGATTTGGGATTAAATTTAGAAACAGTGAAAACTGATTTTGAATTACTTGATAAAAATTCTTCTCAATTTTTGAATGCGACTTTAGCACCGAAAATGACTTTCTTTAAAGGAAAATCGTACTTAATGATTGGTTATGACTTCTCCTTTTTAAATGCTAAAAATTCAAATATGATTTTGGCGGAACAGGTGAAGAATAATAAAACGTATTGGTTTCCAAAAGCAGAATTACAGTTTGCAGCAGCCGATGAATTCAAATTTTATGCAGGAATTACGGGTGGTCTTAAACTAAACTCTTACGCCGATTTATTGGAGCAGAATCCTTATTTGGTTTCAGATCAGGAATTGCGCGCTACGGAAACGAAGTATAAATTCTACTTTGGTTTACGTGGAGATATAGATCAGAATATTAAATATGATTTCAGTGCAGGATTTGGGAAAATGAATGATATATTGTTCTTTAAAGCGAATGATTTATTTAATTCTGCAGTTGATTATAACCGTCCGGCTTACGATTTTGCAAATACTTTCTCTTCAGTTTACGACAACGGAACGGTGAGTGAAGCAAAAGCGAGCGTACAATATTTCCCATTAGCGAATTTGGCTTTAGACGCTGAATTGAATTTTGAAAAATATAATTTAGAAAATAATAAAAATATTTTCTACAAACCTTTGGTGAGAGCCAGTATAGGTGGTAAATATTCAATGTTGGATAAGAAATTAAACTTAGGTGCGAAAGCGATTTTTGCGACGGATCAGACAACTAATTCTTTTGAGTTAAATAATGATGGAATTAATCCCAACATTTTTATCTCTTCTGAAAACAGAAATGACAAAGTTGGTGGATTTGCTGATTTAAATTTGTCTGCAGAGTACAAAGTTCACAAAAATTTCAGTATTTTCGCACTCGGAAATAATTTACTCAACACCCAGTATCAAACTTACAAAGGTTATAAAGTTTTGGGAGCACAGATTTTGGGCGGTGTGAAAATTAGTTTCTAA
- a CDS encoding tetratricopeptide repeat protein translates to MNSKKILIATAIFYFGLSEAQQSKYFSDRENYRFNLAENLYQNKIYNASQFEYARQYFYNENLSNSKKEAAQFFDNVIGVILRQNHAEQGLDAFIKEYPNSAYFAQANLPLADFYLAQKDFDKALETLNNVNQYQLSREENTQYIMKLGYAKFMTGDSQGAIEALEEAYKTSEGSDKNDIAYMLGHLYYADGQNDKAFTYFDQIKENDKYARVVKPYYVQLYFNNKDYDKAIVEGNALLNENISADYKAEVHKMIGESYFMKGDYSSAYPHLKIYLDSKGKPSESDLYEMGFVSAHLKKYDEAVSYYNQLLNSNSATSQNAYYQLGNAYLEVGKKQEALSAFRSAYQMTYDPKVQQLAHLQYAKLSYELGNPFESASNVIQSYITKYPKSPDTAAMKSLLVKSYLYSGDYKGTLAAIDKMPNSTPETDKVDQEVSYLIGTEEFNKGNLDAAEKYFLRSLEFNINKEFHSRALYWLAQTYYQKANYSSAIVRFEKLQNESFPEKQQLNYDLGYAYFKSKKFDKAKQYFEAYLKDPKPEFKKDAELRLADTYYANNDLNEAIAIYDKTESADDYTMFQKAMALGFKGDTVAKIAELKKLLSQYKNSEYFDDAQYEIGTAYAANDDFKNSNDYFTQVIKTSTDKDLVANAQIYRAQNYIDQNEDAKALSELKSLGNQYKNTAFASKIVQAARPIFIKNNDVSGYQNFAQSLGVRIDASEIDEINLNTAKSYYASKEYQKAIPLFEKYLTQNPTGEGLYQAQYELGESYFQTQNSTKALLVLQEVANVQNDYQEDAQTRISQIYLAQNNTNEAKKYLVSLSNSTNVNVKNFANVELMKIYADEKDFKKAEMLADLVLQNPKNSASVNELAKVIKARSLMNNGKDNDAKTAYTALEKSSNTEVAAEALYAKAFYQNKGKAFKSSNETIFKLANNYASEEYWGAKSLVLMVKNYIGLKDNYQASYTADQIIANYGDFPEIVAEAKDLKKQIKK, encoded by the coding sequence ATGAATTCAAAGAAAATCTTAATAGCCACGGCCATATTCTATTTCGGATTATCCGAGGCACAACAATCTAAATACTTCAGCGACCGCGAAAATTACCGTTTCAACCTCGCAGAAAATCTTTACCAAAATAAAATTTATAACGCTTCTCAGTTTGAATACGCCCGACAGTATTTTTATAACGAGAATCTTTCCAATTCAAAAAAAGAAGCAGCTCAGTTTTTCGATAATGTCATCGGCGTTATTCTTCGTCAGAATCATGCGGAACAAGGCTTAGATGCTTTTATTAAAGAATATCCAAACTCAGCGTATTTCGCTCAGGCCAATTTACCGTTGGCAGATTTCTATCTGGCTCAAAAGGATTTTGATAAAGCTTTGGAAACGTTAAACAACGTCAATCAATATCAACTTTCAAGAGAAGAAAACACCCAGTATATCATGAAACTCGGTTATGCAAAATTCATGACCGGCGATTCTCAAGGTGCGATTGAGGCTTTAGAAGAAGCGTACAAAACGAGCGAAGGTTCTGATAAAAACGACATCGCCTATATGTTGGGACATTTGTATTACGCGGATGGACAAAACGATAAAGCGTTCACTTATTTCGATCAGATTAAAGAGAACGACAAATATGCACGTGTTGTAAAACCGTATTACGTGCAGTTGTATTTTAATAATAAAGATTACGACAAGGCGATTGTAGAAGGAAATGCCTTGCTCAACGAAAATATTTCCGCTGATTATAAAGCCGAAGTTCACAAGATGATTGGCGAAAGTTATTTCATGAAAGGGGATTACAGTTCGGCTTATCCACATTTGAAAATTTATTTGGACAGCAAGGGAAAACCGTCTGAAAGTGATTTGTACGAAATGGGATTTGTTTCAGCACATTTGAAAAAATATGATGAAGCAGTTTCTTATTATAACCAGTTGTTGAACAGCAATTCGGCGACTTCACAAAATGCGTATTACCAATTGGGGAACGCTTATTTAGAAGTGGGTAAAAAACAGGAAGCGCTTTCTGCGTTTCGTTCGGCATATCAAATGACTTACGATCCAAAAGTGCAGCAACTTGCTCATTTACAATATGCGAAGTTGAGTTACGAACTTGGAAATCCATTTGAATCGGCTTCGAATGTCATTCAAAGTTACATTACGAAATATCCGAAAAGTCCTGATACAGCAGCAATGAAATCACTTTTGGTGAAATCTTATTTGTATTCAGGTGATTATAAAGGAACTTTGGCGGCGATTGATAAAATGCCAAATTCTACTCCAGAAACGGATAAGGTAGATCAGGAAGTTTCGTACTTAATTGGAACAGAAGAATTCAATAAAGGGAATTTAGATGCTGCAGAAAAGTATTTTCTAAGAAGTTTAGAATTCAATATTAATAAAGAATTTCACTCAAGAGCGTTGTATTGGTTGGCGCAAACCTATTATCAGAAAGCAAATTACTCTTCGGCGATTGTACGTTTTGAAAAATTGCAGAATGAAAGTTTCCCAGAGAAACAACAGCTGAATTATGATTTAGGTTACGCTTATTTTAAATCAAAAAAATTCGACAAAGCGAAACAATATTTCGAAGCTTATTTAAAAGATCCAAAACCGGAGTTTAAAAAAGATGCAGAACTTCGTTTGGCAGATACGTATTATGCGAATAATGATCTGAATGAAGCAATTGCCATTTATGATAAAACGGAAAGTGCTGATGATTATACGATGTTCCAAAAAGCAATGGCTTTAGGATTTAAAGGTGATACCGTTGCGAAAATAGCGGAATTGAAAAAGTTACTTTCTCAGTATAAAAATTCAGAATATTTCGACGACGCACAATATGAAATCGGAACAGCTTATGCAGCGAATGATGATTTCAAAAATTCAAACGATTATTTCACACAAGTCATTAAAACCAGTACTGATAAAGATTTGGTAGCAAATGCTCAGATTTATCGTGCTCAAAATTATATCGACCAAAACGAAGATGCCAAAGCTTTATCAGAATTAAAGTCTCTTGGAAATCAATATAAAAACACGGCGTTTGCAAGTAAAATTGTTCAGGCAGCAAGACCTATTTTTATTAAAAATAATGATGTTTCAGGTTATCAGAATTTTGCTCAAAGTTTAGGCGTAAGAATCGACGCTTCAGAAATTGACGAAATTAATTTGAACACAGCGAAATCTTATTATGCGAGCAAAGAGTACCAAAAAGCCATTCCGCTTTTTGAAAAATATTTGACTCAAAATCCAACCGGAGAAGGTTTGTATCAGGCGCAATATGAATTGGGTGAAAGTTATTTCCAGACTCAGAATTCTACCAAAGCATTATTGGTTTTACAGGAAGTTGCGAATGTTCAGAACGATTATCAGGAAGATGCGCAAACCAGAATTAGCCAAATTTATTTAGCGCAGAATAATACCAATGAAGCGAAGAAATATTTGGTATCGCTTTCAAATTCTACAAACGTGAATGTCAAAAACTTCGCGAATGTTGAATTAATGAAGATTTACGCAGACGAAAAAGATTTCAAAAAAGCAGAAATGCTGGCTGATTTAGTTTTGCAGAATCCTAAAAATTCGGCTTCGGTGAATGAATTGGCGAAAGTCATTAAAGCCAGAAGTTTGATGAACAATGGCAAAGACAACGACGCTAAAACAGCTTATACGGCTTTAGAAAAATCATCAAATACCGAAGTTGCAGCGGAAGCTTTATATGCAAAAGCCTTCTATCAAAATAAAGGAAAAGCCTTTAAATCATCCAATGAAACGATTTTCAAACTAGCTAATAATTATGCTTCCGAAGAATATTGGGGTGCAAAATCTTTGGTCTTAATGGTTAAAAATTATATTGGCCTAAAAGACAATTACCAAGCGAGTTATACCGCCGATCAGATTATCGCCAATTATGGTGATTTCCCGGAAATTGTTGCAGAAGCAAAGGATTTAAAAAAGCAAATTAAGAAGTAA